The Bacillus vallismortis genome window below encodes:
- a CDS encoding ABC transporter substrate-binding protein, with protein MKKALMILTVLLLSVLTAACSSSSGNQNSKENKVAVTHDLGKTNVPEHPKRVVVLELGFIDTLLDLGITPVGVADDNKAKQLINKDVLKKIDGYTSVGTRSQPSVEKIASLKPDLIIADTTRHKKVYDQLKKIAPTIALDNLNADYQDTIDASLTIAKAVGKEKEMEKKLTAHEEKLNETKRKISANSESVLLIGNTNDTIMARDENFFTSRLLTQVGYQYAISTSDNSESGNGGDSVNMKMTLEQLLKTDPDVIILMTGKTDDIDADGKRPIEKNVLWKKLKAVKNGHVYHVDRAVWSLRRSVDGADAILDELQREMPTVKK; from the coding sequence ATGAAAAAAGCACTGATGATTCTTACAGTTTTGCTTCTTTCTGTTTTAACAGCGGCCTGCTCGTCTTCAAGCGGCAATCAAAACAGCAAAGAAAATAAAGTAGCGGTAACACACGATTTAGGGAAGACAAATGTGCCTGAGCATCCGAAGCGGGTTGTTGTGCTTGAACTTGGTTTTATCGACACGCTGCTTGATCTCGGCATTACACCTGTAGGGGTGGCCGATGACAATAAAGCGAAGCAGCTGATTAACAAGGATGTGCTGAAGAAAATTGACGGCTACACATCTGTCGGCACCCGCTCACAGCCAAGCGTGGAAAAAATCGCTTCATTAAAACCGGATTTAATTATTGCCGATACGACCCGGCATAAAAAGGTATACGATCAGCTCAAAAAAATCGCACCGACGATTGCGCTTGATAATTTAAACGCGGATTATCAGGATACAATTGACGCTTCACTTACGATTGCAAAAGCGGTCGGCAAGGAGAAGGAAATGGAGAAAAAGCTGACGGCGCATGAGGAAAAGCTCAATGAGACAAAACGAAAAATCAGTGCTAACAGCGAATCCGTGCTGTTAATTGGAAATACAAATGATACAATTATGGCCAGAGATGAAAATTTCTTTACATCCAGACTTTTAACACAGGTCGGCTATCAATATGCGATCAGCACGTCAGATAACAGTGAATCAGGCAATGGCGGCGACTCAGTGAACATGAAAATGACACTTGAGCAGCTGCTGAAAACAGATCCGGATGTCATCATCCTGATGACAGGAAAAACAGATGACATTGACGCGGACGGCAAACGCCCGATCGAAAAGAATGTGCTTTGGAAGAAGCTGAAGGCAGTGAAAAACGGCCATGTGTACCACGTGGACCGTGCGGTATGGTCTCTGCGCCGCAGTGTGGACGGAGCGGATGCCATTTTGGATGAGCTTCAGCGAGAGATGCCGACTGTGAAGAAATAA
- the phoE gene encoding phosphatase PhoE, giving the protein MTAVCLVRHGETDWNLQQKCQGKTDIPLNATGERQARETGEYVKDFSWDVIVTSPLKRARRTAEIINEYLHLPIVEMDDFKERDYGDAEGMLLEERTKRYPDKIYPNMETLEVLTDRLMGGLVKVNHAYPNQKVLIVAHGAAIHALLTEISGGDPELQSTRLVNACLSNIEFAEEKWRIKDYNINSHLSGFIK; this is encoded by the coding sequence ATGACAGCCGTTTGCTTAGTAAGACATGGAGAAACCGATTGGAACCTGCAGCAAAAATGCCAAGGCAAAACCGATATTCCGCTGAACGCGACAGGTGAACGCCAAGCAAGAGAAACCGGAGAATATGTAAAGGATTTTTCTTGGGATGTCATTGTGACGAGCCCGCTGAAAAGAGCGAGAAGAACCGCGGAAATCATTAATGAATATCTGCATCTTCCGATTGTGGAAATGGATGACTTTAAAGAACGCGATTACGGCGATGCGGAGGGCATGCTGCTGGAAGAACGGACAAAGCGCTATCCGGATAAAATCTATCCGAATATGGAAACGTTAGAAGTACTCACTGACAGGCTGATGGGCGGTTTGGTCAAAGTAAATCACGCGTATCCAAACCAGAAGGTGCTGATCGTCGCTCACGGTGCAGCGATTCACGCACTGCTGACGGAAATTTCCGGCGGTGACCCAGAGCTGCAAAGCACGCGCCTCGTCAACGCCTGCCTCAGCAACATTGAATTTGCAGAAGAGAAATGGCGGATTAAAGACTATAACATCAACAGCCACTTATCCGGCTTTATCAAATAA
- a CDS encoding acetyl-CoA C-acyltransferase, whose amino-acid sequence MNAVIVDAKRTIFGKQNGLLNHFLPEDLAAPIISCLSRKLKDQINEVILGNATGRGGNLARLSALQAGLPLSVPGMTIDRQCGSGLEAVRYACSLIQAGAGTMYIAGGSESSSQSPFSERARFSPDTIGDPDMGIAAEYTAARYSISRKKQDEYALLSQQRSRNAHDGGFYRQEIVPLGELEMDEAFLKKRPIEAIISRAKPVFDTSSGTVTAANSSGISDGAAALLVMEEEKAAALGLKPVLRFIGSAVSGIHPNYPPAAPVDAIRNLLITHNLTPDDIDLYEINEAFAVKICVCSQELGIPFSKINVRGGALALGHPYGASGAALVTRLFYEAQRRTDCQYAVAAIGSGGGIGLALLFEIMA is encoded by the coding sequence TTGAATGCGGTTATTGTTGATGCAAAACGAACAATCTTTGGAAAACAAAACGGGCTGCTGAATCACTTTCTCCCGGAGGATTTGGCGGCTCCAATCATCAGCTGTCTCAGCCGAAAGCTAAAGGATCAAATCAACGAGGTGATTCTCGGAAACGCAACCGGCAGAGGCGGCAATCTCGCCAGACTGTCAGCTCTGCAAGCCGGACTGCCTTTATCGGTTCCCGGGATGACGATTGACAGACAGTGCGGCTCCGGCCTTGAAGCTGTACGCTATGCCTGCAGTCTCATTCAAGCGGGTGCCGGCACGATGTATATCGCGGGCGGCTCAGAAAGCAGCAGCCAATCACCTTTTTCAGAACGGGCCCGCTTTTCTCCAGATACAATTGGTGATCCCGACATGGGCATCGCAGCGGAATATACGGCAGCACGCTATTCCATTAGCAGAAAAAAGCAGGATGAATATGCGCTTCTTAGCCAACAACGCAGCAGAAACGCACATGATGGTGGATTTTACCGTCAAGAAATTGTTCCTCTCGGCGAATTAGAGATGGACGAAGCATTTCTGAAAAAGCGGCCGATAGAAGCGATTATTTCCCGTGCAAAACCGGTTTTCGACACCAGCTCCGGAACGGTTACAGCAGCCAACAGCAGCGGCATATCAGACGGAGCGGCCGCTCTCCTTGTAATGGAAGAAGAAAAAGCGGCAGCCCTAGGGCTTAAGCCTGTGCTCCGGTTTATCGGCAGCGCCGTCAGCGGGATTCACCCAAACTATCCGCCCGCTGCACCGGTTGATGCGATCCGTAATCTCTTAATCACACACAATTTAACACCTGATGATATCGATTTATATGAAATCAATGAAGCCTTTGCCGTCAAAATTTGTGTCTGCTCTCAAGAACTCGGCATCCCCTTTTCAAAAATCAATGTTCGCGGCGGCGCGTTAGCCCTCGGCCATCCGTACGGCGCATCAGGTGCAGCTCTGGTAACCAGATTGTTTTATGAAGCGCAAAGACGGACAGACTGTCAATATGCCGTTGCGGCCATCGGAAGCGGCGGCGGAATCGGTCTTGCTTTATTATTTGAAATTATGGCATAG
- a CDS encoding acyl-CoA synthetase, whose amino-acid sequence MTITHTYSSIAERSPGRVAIQTESEQITYRDWAQLVSQTANWLRSQPNMPNRVAILLPNSLAFLQLFAGAAAAGCTAVPIDTRWSAAECKERLSISDADLVVTSAFFENKLIDNKTPVVLLDNCMADISEASADPVPIIDQEHPFYMGFTSGSTGKPKAFTRSHRSWMESFTCTETDFSISSDDKVLIPGTLMSSHFLYGAVSTLFLGGTVCLLKKFSPTQAKEWLNGKSVSVLYTVPTMTDALSRIEAFPNSPVKIISSGADWPTESKNKLAAKWPHLKLYDFYGTSELSFVTYSSPEDSKRKPHSAGRPFHNVQIEIRSAAGERCQPREIGKIFVKSPMRFSGYVNGSALDESGWMTVDDMGCVDEDGFLYISGRENGMIVYGGLNIFPEEVERVLLSCPEVENAAVVGIPDEYWGEIAVAVIHGNTDARKLKALCKQKLASYKIPKKWVFTNCLPETSSGKIARSSVRKWLEEGAV is encoded by the coding sequence ATGACAATTACTCATACCTATTCATCTATTGCCGAAAGATCACCAGGCCGTGTGGCGATCCAAACTGAATCGGAGCAAATCACATACAGGGACTGGGCTCAACTAGTCTCTCAAACCGCAAATTGGCTGCGGTCGCAGCCGAACATGCCAAACCGTGTGGCGATCCTGCTCCCGAACAGCCTGGCGTTTTTACAGCTGTTTGCCGGAGCTGCAGCGGCGGGGTGCACGGCAGTTCCTATCGACACACGCTGGAGCGCGGCTGAATGCAAGGAGCGGCTGTCCATAAGTGATGCGGATCTTGTGGTGACTTCAGCCTTTTTCGAAAACAAACTGATAGATAACAAGACACCTGTTGTTTTGCTGGATAACTGTATGGCAGATATTTCGGAGGCATCCGCTGATCCCGTGCCTATCATTGATCAAGAGCACCCTTTTTATATGGGATTTACGTCTGGCTCGACAGGAAAACCGAAGGCCTTCACACGATCTCACCGCTCATGGATGGAGAGCTTTACGTGTACGGAAACTGATTTTTCTATTTCATCAGATGATAAGGTTCTGATTCCCGGGACGTTAATGTCCTCTCACTTCCTATATGGGGCTGTCAGCACCTTGTTTCTCGGGGGAACCGTTTGCTTGCTGAAAAAATTCTCCCCTACTCAAGCGAAGGAATGGCTGAACGGTAAATCTGTCAGCGTTCTCTATACCGTACCGACGATGACAGACGCCCTTTCCCGAATTGAGGCGTTTCCCAACAGTCCTGTCAAAATCATTTCATCAGGTGCAGACTGGCCGACAGAATCTAAGAATAAGCTGGCCGCAAAATGGCCTCATCTCAAGCTATACGATTTTTACGGCACATCAGAGCTTAGCTTTGTGACATATTCCTCACCGGAAGACAGCAAACGGAAGCCGCATTCAGCTGGCCGCCCTTTTCACAACGTCCAGATTGAAATCCGCAGCGCTGCGGGAGAACGCTGTCAGCCCCGAGAAATCGGAAAAATATTTGTCAAAAGCCCGATGCGGTTTTCCGGCTATGTCAACGGCAGCGCACTAGATGAATCCGGCTGGATGACAGTGGATGATATGGGCTGTGTCGATGAGGATGGCTTTCTATACATATCAGGAAGAGAAAACGGGATGATTGTGTACGGAGGGTTAAATATTTTCCCAGAAGAAGTTGAACGTGTGCTTCTCTCCTGTCCAGAGGTTGAAAACGCGGCTGTCGTTGGAATCCCGGACGAGTATTGGGGAGAAATCGCTGTAGCTGTCATTCACGGAAACACTGATGCCAGAAAGCTGAAAGCCTTGTGCAAACAGAAACTGGCATCCTACAAAATTCCGAAAAAATGGGTGTTTACAAACTGCTTGCCGGAAACGAGCAGCGGAAAAATCGCCCGTTCCAGCGTGAGGAAATGGCTAGAAGAGGGTGCAGTGTAA
- a CDS encoding biotin transporter BioY, whose product MLRLIDMMHIAIFTALMAVLGFMPPLFLSFTPVPITLQTLGVMLAGSILKPKSAFLSQLVFLLLVAFGAPLLPGGRGGFGVFFGPSAGFLIAYPFASWLISLAVSRLRKVTVLRLFFTHIVFGIIFIYLLGIPVQAFIMHIDLSQAAFMSLAYVPGDLIKAAVSAFLAIKITQALSLSDTMFTKGG is encoded by the coding sequence ATGCTGAGATTAATAGACATGATGCATATTGCCATTTTTACCGCACTGATGGCAGTGCTTGGCTTTATGCCTCCTCTCTTCTTATCATTTACACCCGTTCCGATTACATTACAAACGCTTGGTGTGATGCTGGCAGGCAGCATCCTCAAGCCTAAGTCTGCTTTCTTAAGCCAGCTTGTCTTTTTGCTGCTCGTTGCCTTCGGAGCGCCTCTTTTGCCCGGCGGCCGAGGCGGGTTTGGCGTTTTTTTCGGGCCGAGCGCAGGCTTTTTGATCGCTTATCCCTTCGCTTCGTGGCTGATCAGTTTAGCCGTTTCCAGACTGCGAAAAGTGACTGTATTGCGTCTCTTTTTCACACATATTGTATTCGGAATCATCTTTATTTATCTGCTCGGTATACCAGTACAAGCTTTTATCATGCATATTGATTTGTCACAGGCCGCCTTCATGAGCCTTGCGTATGTGCCTGGTGATTTGATAAAAGCAGCTGTATCTGCGTTTCTGGCGATAAAAATCACCCAAGCCTTGTCTCTTTCTGATACGATGTTTACGAAAGGAGGCTGA
- the hemAT gene encoding heme-based aerotactic transducer HemAT, which translates to MLFKKDRKQETYFSDSNGQQKNRIQLTNKHADVKKQLKMVRLGDAELSALEQLQPLIQENIVFIVDAFYKNLDHESSLMDIIHDHSSVDRLKQTLKRHIQEMFAGVINDEFIEKRNRIASIHLRIGLQPKWYMGAFQELLLSMINIYETSITDHKELLKAIKATTKILNLEQQLVLEAFQSEYNQTRDEQEEKKNLLHQKIQETSGSIANLFSETSRSVQELVDKSEGISEASKAGTVTSGTVEEKSIGGKKELEIQQKQMNKIDTSLVKIEKEMVKLDEIAQQIEKIFGIVTGIAEQTNLLSLNASIESARAGEHGKGFAVVANEVRKLSEDTKKTVSTVSELVNNTNTQIEIVSKHIKDVNGLVGDSKEKMTQINRLFDEIVHSMKVSKEQSGKIDVDLQAFLGGLQEVSRAVSHVAASVDSLVILTEE; encoded by the coding sequence TTGTTATTTAAAAAAGATAGAAAACAAGAAACCTATTTTTCTGATTCAAACGGACAGCAAAAAAACCGCATTCAGCTCACAAACAAACATGCGGATGTTAAAAAACAGCTCAAAATGGTCAGATTAGGAGATGCCGAGCTTTCCGCTTTAGAGCAGCTTCAGCCACTAATCCAAGAAAACATCGTTTTCATCGTCGATGCGTTTTATAAAAACCTTGACCATGAAAGCTCATTGATGGATATCATTCATGACCACAGCTCAGTTGACCGCTTAAAACAAACGTTAAAACGGCATATTCAGGAAATGTTTGCAGGCGTTATCAATGATGAATTTATCGAAAAGCGAAACCGAATCGCCTCCATTCATTTAAGAATCGGCCTTCAGCCAAAATGGTATATGGGCGCCTTTCAAGAATTACTCCTGTCAATGATTAACATTTACGAAACGTCTATTACAGACCATAAGGAACTGCTGAAAGCAATTAAAGCGACAACTAAAATCTTGAACTTGGAACAGCAGCTTGTTCTCGAAGCGTTTCAAAGCGAGTACAATCAAACCCGTGATGAACAAGAGGAAAAGAAAAACCTTCTTCACCAGAAAATTCAAGAAACCTCTGGGTCGATTGCAAATCTGTTTTCAGAAACGAGCAGATCTGTTCAAGAGCTTGTGGACAAATCTGAAGGCATTTCTGAAGCATCGAAAGCCGGCACAGTGACATCCGGCACCGTTGAAGAAAAGTCGATCGGCGGAAAAAAAGAGCTTGAAATCCAGCAAAAACAGATGAATAAAATTGACACGAGCCTTGTCAAAATTGAAAAAGAAATGGTCAAGCTAGATGAAATCGCACAGCAAATTGAAAAAATCTTCGGCATTGTCACTGGCATTGCTGAACAAACAAACCTCCTCTCGCTCAATGCTTCTATTGAATCTGCCCGCGCCGGTGAACACGGTAAAGGCTTCGCGGTAGTGGCTAATGAAGTGCGGAAGCTTTCTGAGGACACGAAAAAAACGGTCTCTACCGTGTCTGAGCTTGTGAACAATACGAATACACAAATCGAAATCGTCTCAAAGCATATCAAAGACGTGAATGGGCTAGTCGGCGATAGTAAAGAAAAAATGACGCAAATTAACCGCCTATTCGATGAAATCGTCCACAGCATGAAAGTCAGCAAAGAGCAATCAGGCAAAATCGACGTCGATTTGCAGGCCTTTCTCGGAGGGCTTCAGGAAGTCAGCCGCGCCGTTTCTCACGTGGCCGCATCTGTTGATTCGCTTGTTATCCTGACAGAAGAATAA
- a CDS encoding FAD-dependent oxidoreductase: MANQYFAKEAPETYWKTSTDLPSFPALQEDTECDVTIIGGGITGITTAYELAKRGFRVVLIEANQVLNGTTAHTTAKITAQHDMIYDEFIRNFGLNHARLYYEANQNAIDYIKGIVDEHQIDCEWSEQDAYLYTANEDAVKKIRTEHEAYTKLGIERDLIKELSIPLGSKLALVMKNQAQFHPLQYLKALLEQIVQKGGRIYEETVALDVKKGERPEVVTKSRHAIKSRFIICCSHFPFYDGGGLYSARMYADRSYVLAIKPKIDYPEGMYLSIDQPSVALRYTNVNGEKLILFSGESHKTGQGKDMSTHYETLRQMAESTIGIESIPYYWSTQDLVTIDKIPFIGPMSEQEDNILVATGFKKWGMTSSAVAATLLSDLVEKKANPYESIFTPSRFHLNPGLQKVISYNADVAKHFIKGKLEKPDVQFEEIAPGEGKAVTINGRRAGAFRDEKGCLHLVDTTCTHLGCEVDWNDGEHTWDCPCHGSRFKPTGEIVEGPAIKPLKQIDFD; the protein is encoded by the coding sequence TTGGCTAATCAATATTTTGCAAAGGAAGCACCTGAAACATACTGGAAAACATCAACTGACCTGCCTTCTTTTCCGGCGCTTCAAGAGGATACTGAGTGTGATGTCACCATAATCGGCGGCGGGATTACGGGAATTACAACGGCATATGAACTCGCGAAGAGAGGCTTCCGTGTCGTTTTGATTGAAGCAAATCAGGTGCTCAATGGCACCACTGCCCATACAACTGCTAAAATTACCGCCCAGCATGACATGATTTACGATGAATTTATCCGCAATTTCGGATTGAACCACGCAAGGCTTTATTATGAAGCCAATCAAAACGCAATAGATTACATAAAAGGAATTGTGGATGAACATCAAATTGATTGCGAATGGAGCGAACAAGATGCATATCTTTACACAGCAAATGAAGACGCTGTAAAAAAAATCCGAACTGAGCACGAGGCATACACAAAGCTTGGCATTGAAAGAGACCTTATAAAGGAGCTTTCGATTCCCTTAGGTTCTAAGCTGGCGCTTGTCATGAAAAATCAAGCCCAATTTCATCCGCTTCAATACTTAAAAGCGCTTCTGGAGCAGATTGTTCAAAAAGGCGGACGGATTTATGAAGAGACCGTTGCGCTTGATGTCAAAAAAGGCGAAAGGCCTGAAGTGGTAACAAAAAGCCGGCACGCCATTAAGAGCCGCTTTATCATATGCTGTTCCCACTTCCCTTTTTATGACGGAGGCGGATTATATTCTGCGAGAATGTACGCTGACAGATCCTATGTCCTCGCCATCAAGCCAAAGATCGACTATCCCGAGGGCATGTATTTGAGTATCGATCAGCCGTCAGTGGCCCTCCGCTATACAAACGTAAACGGAGAAAAACTGATTCTCTTTAGCGGAGAAAGCCATAAAACCGGCCAAGGAAAAGACATGTCGACACATTACGAAACACTGAGACAAATGGCAGAAAGCACCATCGGCATCGAAAGCATCCCATATTATTGGTCCACCCAGGATCTTGTGACAATTGACAAAATTCCCTTCATCGGACCGATGTCGGAACAGGAGGACAATATTCTTGTAGCGACCGGATTCAAAAAATGGGGCATGACGTCATCAGCTGTCGCGGCCACTCTATTGTCAGACCTTGTGGAGAAAAAAGCCAATCCATACGAAAGCATTTTCACGCCGTCCCGTTTCCATCTGAACCCCGGACTGCAGAAAGTGATTTCTTACAATGCCGATGTCGCCAAGCATTTCATTAAAGGAAAGCTTGAAAAGCCTGACGTCCAGTTTGAAGAGATCGCGCCGGGTGAAGGAAAAGCCGTCACCATCAACGGCAGACGTGCGGGGGCATTCAGAGATGAAAAAGGCTGCCTTCATCTCGTCGATACGACTTGCACCCATTTAGGCTGCGAGGTCGACTGGAACGACGGCGAGCATACATGGGATTGTCCGTGCCACGGATCCCGCTTTAAGCCAACCGGCGAAATTGTTGAAGGTCCTGCCATCAAGCCATTAAAACAAATTGACTTTGATTAA
- a CDS encoding SDR family oxidoreductase, translated as MANQKKKTLPPQHQNQQPGLEYLMDPRPVFDKPKKAKKLEGKTAIITGGDSGIGRAVSVLFAKEGANVVVVYLNEHQDAEETKQYVEKEGGKCLLIAGDVGDEAFCNDVVMQTSQSFSSIDILVNNAAEQHVQPGIEKITSHQLVRTFQTNIFSMFYLTKAVLPHLKKGSSIINTASITAYKGNKTLIDYSATKGAIVTFTRSLSQSLVQQGIRVNAVAPGPIWTPLIPASFSAKDVEVFGSDVPMERPGQPVEVAPSYLYLASNDSTYVTGQTIHVNGGTIVNG; from the coding sequence TTGGCGAATCAAAAAAAGAAAACATTGCCGCCTCAGCACCAGAACCAGCAGCCGGGCTTAGAATATCTCATGGACCCGCGTCCGGTTTTTGATAAGCCGAAGAAAGCGAAAAAATTAGAGGGCAAAACCGCTATTATTACCGGAGGAGACAGCGGAATCGGACGCGCTGTATCGGTGTTATTCGCAAAAGAAGGGGCTAATGTGGTCGTCGTGTATTTAAATGAGCATCAGGACGCCGAGGAAACAAAGCAGTATGTAGAAAAGGAAGGGGGAAAATGCCTGCTGATTGCTGGAGATGTCGGGGATGAAGCGTTTTGCAATGATGTGGTTATGCAGACAAGCCAATCGTTTTCGTCCATTGATATATTGGTCAACAATGCAGCTGAGCAGCATGTCCAGCCCGGCATTGAAAAAATCACAAGCCACCAGCTGGTCAGAACCTTTCAAACAAACATTTTCTCCATGTTTTACTTAACAAAGGCGGTGCTGCCTCATTTAAAAAAGGGGAGCTCCATCATTAATACAGCCTCAATTACCGCCTATAAAGGGAATAAAACGCTGATCGATTATTCAGCGACAAAAGGAGCGATCGTTACGTTTACAAGGTCACTTTCACAGTCGCTTGTTCAGCAGGGCATACGGGTCAATGCAGTAGCGCCGGGTCCTATTTGGACACCGCTTATCCCGGCCAGTTTTTCCGCAAAGGATGTGGAAGTGTTTGGTTCAGATGTGCCGATGGAACGCCCGGGACAGCCGGTGGAAGTGGCGCCAAGCTATCTATACCTTGCCAGCAACGATTCCACCTATGTCACAGGACAGACGATTCACGTCAATGGCGGAACAATTGTGAATGGGTGA
- a CDS encoding IDEAL domain-containing protein produces the protein MKEKKSYTELMKSRNTQKTKEFDVTMTDVYIQMVLDESLYKRRLAMLTDQINKALDEKDKDAFLTLSKEYAALKQSE, from the coding sequence ATGAAAGAGAAAAAATCGTACACTGAGCTCATGAAGTCCCGCAACACGCAAAAAACAAAAGAATTTGATGTCACAATGACGGATGTCTACATCCAAATGGTGCTCGATGAATCCTTGTATAAGCGTCGGCTTGCCATGCTGACGGACCAAATCAATAAAGCCTTGGACGAAAAAGATAAAGATGCGTTTCTTACGCTCTCTAAAGAATATGCAGCGCTCAAGCAGAGCGAATAA
- the comK gene encoding competence transcription factor ComK — MSQKTDAPLESYEVNGATIAVLPEEIDGKICSKIIEKDCVFYVSMKPLQIVDRSCRFFGSSYAGRKAGTYEVTKISHKPPIMVDPSNQIFLFPTLSSTRPQCGWISHVYVKEFKPTAFDDTEVTFSNGKTMELPISCNSFENQVYRTAWLRTKFQDRIEHRVPKRQEFMLYPKEERTKMIYDFILRELGERY; from the coding sequence ATGAGTCAGAAAACTGACGCACCTTTAGAATCGTATGAAGTAAACGGCGCAACAATTGCCGTGCTGCCAGAAGAAATTGATGGCAAAATCTGTTCCAAAATTATTGAAAAAGACTGCGTATTTTATGTCAGCATGAAGCCGCTGCAAATCGTCGACAGAAGCTGCCGTTTTTTCGGATCAAGCTATGCGGGAAGAAAAGCGGGAACTTATGAAGTGACAAAAATTTCACACAAACCGCCGATCATGGTGGACCCTTCGAACCAAATCTTTTTATTCCCTACACTTTCTTCGACAAGACCCCAATGCGGCTGGATTTCCCATGTGTACGTAAAAGAATTCAAACCGACTGCATTCGACGATACGGAAGTGACATTTTCGAACGGCAAAACAATGGAGCTGCCGATCTCCTGCAATTCGTTCGAAAACCAGGTTTACCGGACAGCGTGGCTCAGAACCAAATTCCAGGACAGAATCGAACACCGCGTGCCAAAACGGCAGGAATTTATGCTGTATCCGAAGGAAGAGCGGACGAAGATGATTTATGATTTTATTTTGCGAGAGCTCGGGGAGCGGTATTAG
- a CDS encoding SDR family oxidoreductase: protein MSDSNLSNPLTAFFHDEFPEQYQEPPGLQQNMKPVPDCGEKSYKGSGKLTGRKALVTGGDSGIGRAAAIAYAREGADVAINYLPAEQPDAEEVKELIEAEGRKAALIPGDLSDESFCQDFVKQAHQELGGLDVLALVAGKQQAVENIEDLPTEQIYKTFEVNVFSLYWIVKAALPYLPEGSSIITTTSVEGYNPSPMLLDYAATKNAIIGFTVGLGKQLASKGIRVNSVAPGPIWTPLQISGGQPKENIPKFGQGTPPSPLNRAGQPVELADVYVFLASENSSYVTSQVYGITGGIPTA from the coding sequence ATGTCTGATTCAAATCTTAGCAATCCTTTAACAGCATTTTTTCATGATGAATTTCCCGAACAATATCAAGAACCGCCCGGCCTGCAGCAGAACATGAAGCCAGTGCCGGATTGCGGAGAAAAAAGCTACAAAGGATCGGGTAAACTAACCGGCCGAAAAGCGCTTGTCACCGGCGGCGATTCCGGTATCGGCCGAGCGGCAGCGATTGCTTACGCCCGGGAAGGCGCCGATGTGGCCATTAACTACCTGCCTGCGGAACAGCCTGATGCTGAAGAGGTGAAAGAACTGATAGAAGCAGAAGGGCGAAAAGCAGCACTGATCCCCGGAGACTTGAGTGACGAATCCTTCTGCCAGGATTTCGTCAAACAGGCGCATCAGGAACTTGGCGGTCTGGATGTGTTGGCGCTGGTTGCCGGCAAACAGCAAGCGGTCGAAAACATCGAAGATCTGCCTACTGAACAAATCTATAAAACATTTGAAGTAAACGTCTTTTCCCTTTACTGGATTGTAAAAGCGGCGCTTCCGTATTTGCCTGAGGGCTCATCAATTATTACCACCACCTCAGTTGAAGGCTACAATCCAAGCCCGATGCTGTTAGATTACGCAGCAACGAAAAACGCCATTATCGGCTTTACCGTCGGATTGGGAAAACAGCTGGCTTCGAAGGGCATAAGAGTGAATTCAGTAGCGCCCGGGCCAATTTGGACACCGCTGCAAATTTCCGGCGGACAGCCGAAGGAAAACATCCCGAAATTCGGCCAAGGCACGCCGCCGTCACCTTTAAACCGTGCAGGCCAGCCAGTAGAATTGGCAGATGTTTATGTATTTTTAGCTTCAGAGAATTCAAGCTATGTGACATCCCAGGTATATGGCATCACCGGAGGAATTCCGACTGCCTAA
- a CDS encoding excalibur calcium-binding domain-containing protein, translated as MKKAAAVLLSLGLVFGFSYGAGHVAEAKTKVKVYKNCKELNKVYKGGVARTSKVKNKGGKTKYKPYVSKALYDANKKKDRDKDYIACER; from the coding sequence ATGAAAAAAGCGGCGGCGGTTTTGTTGTCACTCGGTCTCGTTTTCGGTTTTTCATACGGAGCCGGCCATGTGGCGGAAGCCAAAACAAAGGTGAAAGTCTATAAGAACTGCAAGGAGTTAAACAAAGTATACAAAGGCGGGGTGGCCCGCACGTCGAAGGTGAAAAATAAAGGCGGAAAAACGAAGTACAAGCCTTACGTCTCTAAGGCGCTTTATGATGCCAATAAAAAGAAAGACCGCGATAAAGATTATATCGCCTGCGAACGCTAA